A part of Desulfobacter sp. genomic DNA contains:
- a CDS encoding iron-containing alcohol dehydrogenase: MFRNFKLVPNVIFGRGCFNQLDEILGNQRTAKDSWAVFVVDDVFKGKALEKRIPAQANDHILWVNVDDEPKTGYVDALTLEVKGLRPTLPCAVIGIGGGSSMDLSKAISLMLTNEGSSTLYQGWDLIKHPAIYHAAVPTLSGTGAEVSRTAVLTGPEKKLGLNSDYTVFDQVVLDPELIKGVPKDQHFYTGMDCYIHCIESLEGTYLNEFSKAYGEKSLDLCRQVFLDNHPDADDKLMMASFFGGMSIAYSQVGACHALSYGLSYVLGTHHGVGCCITFDTLDEYYADGVKEFRTMMEKTGVDIPRGLTSGLTDEQMETMITVALGLDPLWENCLGRDWKTIMTRDKARSLFEKM; encoded by the coding sequence ATGTTTAGAAATTTCAAACTCGTCCCCAACGTGATTTTCGGCCGGGGATGTTTTAACCAATTGGATGAAATCTTAGGAAACCAGCGGACCGCGAAGGATAGCTGGGCCGTTTTTGTGGTGGATGATGTATTCAAGGGCAAGGCGCTGGAAAAACGGATTCCCGCCCAGGCCAACGACCACATCCTATGGGTGAATGTGGATGACGAGCCCAAGACCGGATATGTGGATGCATTGACCCTGGAAGTCAAAGGGCTGCGCCCCACCCTGCCCTGCGCCGTTATCGGCATCGGCGGCGGCTCATCCATGGACCTGTCCAAGGCCATTTCACTGATGCTCACCAATGAAGGCTCCTCCACCCTTTACCAGGGATGGGATTTGATTAAACACCCGGCCATTTACCATGCCGCCGTGCCCACCCTTTCCGGCACCGGGGCCGAGGTATCCAGAACCGCCGTGCTCACCGGCCCTGAAAAGAAACTGGGACTCAACTCCGACTACACGGTATTCGACCAGGTGGTCCTGGACCCGGAACTCATTAAAGGGGTGCCCAAAGACCAGCATTTTTACACGGGAATGGACTGCTATATCCACTGCATCGAGTCCCTTGAGGGCACCTACCTCAACGAATTTTCCAAGGCCTACGGAGAAAAATCCCTGGACCTCTGCCGCCAGGTATTTTTGGACAACCATCCTGACGCAGACGACAAGCTCATGATGGCCTCTTTTTTCGGCGGAATGAGCATCGCCTATTCCCAGGTCGGGGCCTGCCACGCCCTCTCCTACGGTCTTTCCTATGTCCTGGGCACCCACCACGGGGTGGGCTGCTGCATCACCTTCGACACCCTGGACGAATATTACGCTGACGGGGTAAAAGAATTCAGGACCATGATGGAAAAGACCGGAGTGGATATTCCCCGGGGCCTGACTTCCGGCCTCACCGATGAGCAGATGGAAACCATGATCACTGTGGCCCTTGGCCTTGATCCCCTCTGGGAAAACTGCCTGGGCAGGGACTGGAAAACCATCATGACCCGCGACAAGGCCCGTTCCTTGTTCGAAAAGATGTAG
- the kdsB gene encoding 3-deoxy-manno-octulosonate cytidylyltransferase has translation MPVAVIPARFGSSRLEGKPLVKIAGKPMIQRVYEQAQQSSVVSRTVVATDDQRIVKAVESFGGEALMTSDTCRSGTDRVAETAELLGLGPDEILINIQGDQPVFDPRCLDYMIRPFETEKDLSMSTLAYRIEDPREITDPKDVKVVFDKNGSALYFSRAQIPFPRDGQTDVDYYKHLGFYAYTKRFLDKIITLSTGICEEVEKLEQLRILEHGYAIKVVVSPYDSPEIDLPEDIKRIEARLS, from the coding sequence ATGCCCGTAGCCGTCATACCCGCACGATTCGGGTCCAGCAGACTCGAAGGAAAACCCCTGGTAAAAATCGCCGGCAAACCCATGATCCAGCGGGTTTACGAACAGGCGCAGCAGTCATCTGTGGTCAGCCGTACCGTGGTGGCCACGGATGACCAGCGCATCGTCAAGGCCGTGGAGTCCTTCGGGGGAGAAGCCCTCATGACCTCGGACACCTGCCGGTCCGGCACGGATCGGGTGGCTGAAACAGCAGAGCTGCTGGGCCTGGGTCCCGATGAAATTCTTATCAATATCCAGGGAGACCAGCCGGTATTCGATCCCCGGTGCCTGGATTACATGATCCGCCCCTTTGAAACGGAGAAAGACCTTTCCATGTCCACCCTGGCTTATAGGATTGAAGATCCCAGGGAGATCACCGATCCCAAGGATGTGAAAGTCGTCTTTGACAAAAATGGGTCTGCTCTTTACTTTTCCCGGGCCCAGATCCCCTTTCCCCGTGACGGCCAGACCGATGTGGACTATTACAAGCACCTGGGGTTCTACGCCTATACCAAACGGTTTCTGGACAAGATCATCACCCTGTCCACGGGTATCTGCGAAGAGGTGGAAAAACTGGAGCAGTTGAGAATCCTGGAACACGGGTATGCCATCAAGGTGGTGGTTTCCCCCTATGACTCCCCGGAAATCGATCTGCCCGAAGATATCAAACGCATCGAAGCGAGGCTTTCCTGA
- a CDS encoding glycosyltransferase — translation MEEQGHLVIIIAPLNSPLYLKAREKGITVHPLSFQTLAQVGEYGRIRQIFANEKPFVVNCHGRADARIALKAAQKTGVPCRIITRHTGGALKNTWANRKIYKTLSHYVFTTANDTTRHLRDLFNLSEMEIFSIPDGISEPDGLPENDDARKNLAHDFGLPVDTRFIGILGKVPEPKALAALFKAVKLSPRAASRHLVFFEKAENKNKERMAQLASELGMAGKIHHAPGTEEDCWALYRALDCLLFPEPPAVYPGVPLGMLEALYAGCPVIGADCGGIRDIIAHEKTGLLFTPGHDSELAKMTEAALADETSAQKRAAVAREVAKNKYTMDAMGRDLIRIYRLRQVKIERRLHYN, via the coding sequence ATGGAGGAACAGGGGCACCTGGTCATCATTATTGCGCCGTTAAACAGCCCCCTCTACCTTAAGGCCAGGGAAAAGGGAATCACCGTGCATCCCCTCTCCTTTCAGACCCTGGCCCAGGTAGGCGAATACGGCAGGATACGGCAGATCTTTGCCAATGAAAAACCCTTTGTGGTCAACTGCCACGGCCGGGCCGATGCCAGGATCGCCCTGAAAGCCGCCCAGAAAACAGGGGTTCCCTGCAGGATCATCACCCGCCACACCGGCGGGGCCCTGAAAAACACCTGGGCCAACAGGAAAATCTACAAGACGCTCAGCCATTACGTCTTTACCACGGCCAATGATACCACCCGGCACCTCCGGGATCTCTTCAACCTCTCTGAGATGGAAATTTTTTCCATCCCCGACGGGATTTCTGAACCCGACGGCCTGCCAGAAAACGATGATGCAAGAAAAAATCTGGCCCACGATTTCGGGCTCCCCGTGGACACCCGGTTCATTGGGATTCTTGGAAAGGTTCCTGAGCCAAAGGCCCTGGCTGCTCTGTTTAAAGCGGTTAAACTAAGCCCCCGGGCGGCATCCCGCCACCTGGTTTTCTTTGAAAAGGCAGAAAACAAAAACAAGGAGCGGATGGCCCAACTGGCCAGCGAACTGGGGATGGCCGGAAAGATTCACCACGCCCCCGGTACAGAAGAAGACTGCTGGGCCCTATACCGTGCCCTGGACTGTTTACTCTTTCCGGAGCCTCCGGCCGTTTACCCGGGTGTCCCCCTGGGAATGCTGGAAGCCCTGTATGCCGGCTGTCCGGTCATCGGCGCCGATTGCGGAGGCATCAGGGATATTATTGCCCATGAGAAAACCGGACTTTTGTTCACTCCGGGCCATGATTCTGAATTGGCAAAAATGACGGAAGCGGCCCTGGCAGATGAAACGTCAGCCCAAAAAAGGGCGGCAGTGGCCAGGGAGGTGGCAAAAAACAAATACACCATGGATGCCATGGGACGGGATCTTATCAGGATATACAGGCTTCGCCAGGTCAAGATCGAGCGGAGACTTCATTACAATTAA
- a CDS encoding glycosyltransferase family 4 protein yields the protein MKKALRIALIIKNFVATGGAERYAVEAAQRMVENGHEIDLYAREIDGSLTRGMTVFRIPEKMMFSSVLALHSFSRGVLARMEGKMYDVVHSHDKGCRGDISTIHTFSFMRGMGTMSLLKKINEFFISPRAWLYIHMERQQASSSRLVAVSDVIREDLQDCHRRFGGISVIPPGVDIDVFSPLKIAAMRASARREQGLAPDETAVLFVGSEFRRKGLDNLIPAIDRGMKLFVVGRQEKMEHYTRLVAEYGLGDRVVFTGLTDNVLRYYALADVLVLPSLAEAFGMTVLEAMACGIPVVTSRAAGCSCLIDSGRNGIVFDSPDQLPGILKDLKNKTVRDEIGRQGRETASAHTWDETAARYERLYYEIAEEKKSARLNCNEVSARS from the coding sequence ATGAAAAAAGCACTGCGCATTGCCCTAATCATTAAAAATTTTGTGGCCACAGGCGGGGCTGAACGGTATGCCGTTGAAGCCGCGCAAAGAATGGTGGAAAACGGGCATGAGATTGATCTGTATGCCAGGGAAATTGATGGGAGCCTGACCCGGGGGATGACCGTTTTCAGGATTCCTGAAAAAATGATGTTTTCCAGTGTCCTTGCCCTGCATTCCTTTTCCAGGGGGGTCTTGGCCCGGATGGAGGGAAAAATGTATGATGTGGTCCATTCCCACGATAAGGGATGCCGTGGTGATATCTCAACGATTCATACCTTTTCATTCATGCGGGGCATGGGAACCATGTCCCTGTTGAAAAAAATTAATGAGTTTTTTATTTCGCCCAGGGCCTGGCTCTATATTCACATGGAACGGCAGCAGGCGTCATCCAGCCGCCTGGTAGCCGTTTCAGATGTGATCCGTGAGGATCTTCAGGATTGCCACCGGCGTTTTGGCGGCATTAGCGTCATCCCTCCTGGGGTGGATATTGATGTGTTCTCTCCTTTGAAAATTGCTGCCATGCGGGCGTCGGCCAGGCGGGAACAGGGACTGGCACCCGATGAGACCGCCGTGCTTTTTGTGGGTTCCGAATTCCGGCGCAAGGGGCTGGACAACCTTATCCCTGCCATTGACCGTGGAATGAAACTTTTTGTGGTGGGACGGCAGGAAAAAATGGAGCATTACACCCGTCTTGTGGCGGAATACGGGCTGGGCGATCGGGTGGTGTTTACCGGTCTGACGGATAATGTACTCCGGTATTACGCCCTCGCAGATGTGCTGGTGCTACCCTCCCTTGCAGAGGCCTTCGGTATGACCGTGCTTGAGGCGATGGCGTGCGGAATCCCGGTGGTTACCTCCCGGGCTGCCGGGTGTTCATGCCTGATTGATTCGGGGCGGAACGGCATTGTGTTTGATTCACCGGACCAGCTTCCGGGGATATTGAAAGACCTTAAAAACAAGACGGTTAGGGATGAGATCGGCCGGCAGGGCAGGGAAACAGCAAGCGCCCATACCTGGGATGAGACTGCGGCCCGGTATGAGCGCCTGTATTACGAAATTGCAGAAGAAAAAAAGAGCGCCAGGCTTAATTGTAATGAAGTCTCCGCTCGATCTTGA
- a CDS encoding O-antigen ligase family protein: MISELKRLRKIELEIEKERIVLFLIMGGLFFNPFPHNNFLVQLFFYSAVGITIVLAKEGGVQLYVKSPLFYPLLFFSAWSAVSVLFALDKPDSIRALYSHLIRYLLLYLVLVNFILSQRKLILLSVCIVVSEFIFTLWLLIYFYLMLGHGIHTRLCQGFSAIAIDIVPFGMIMGIILAGWLFQISRKMWYRILLVAAILVLLSGVLLTHSKGAFLSLCVALPILFWKNKKTLFVIAVAVVCITLQTPLKDRIKPSKLFEDHARMALIFFSLEIIEDHPIVGTGFSLDTYRDPDLIGRDKYLFRIPEQYQTNEHFLWPHNMLLNIGVRTGVTGILFFCGIFAFSISTCIRLILYGKNEFIRSHAVCCIALILMFFVNGLVQPVFVHFLDTVFYTILAMITIIWKINENIEIYPPEGDMYPI; encoded by the coding sequence ATGATATCAGAGCTTAAAAGGCTTAGGAAAATTGAATTAGAAATAGAAAAAGAGCGTATCGTATTATTTCTGATAATGGGGGGCCTCTTTTTTAACCCTTTCCCCCATAATAATTTTTTGGTGCAGTTATTCTTTTATTCAGCGGTAGGCATCACAATCGTATTAGCCAAAGAAGGCGGCGTTCAATTATATGTTAAATCTCCTCTGTTTTATCCTTTGCTCTTTTTTTCAGCGTGGTCTGCGGTCAGTGTCCTTTTTGCGCTGGATAAACCGGATAGCATCCGTGCTCTTTATTCGCATCTGATAAGGTATTTGCTTTTATATCTTGTCTTAGTAAATTTTATTCTCAGCCAGAGAAAACTCATTCTGCTTTCTGTTTGTATTGTTGTTTCAGAGTTTATTTTTACGCTTTGGCTTTTAATCTATTTTTATCTTATGCTAGGACATGGAATTCATACACGCTTGTGCCAAGGGTTTTCTGCTATTGCTATTGATATTGTGCCATTCGGAATGATTATGGGTATCATATTGGCTGGTTGGTTGTTTCAGATTAGTCGAAAAATGTGGTATCGCATTCTACTGGTGGCAGCCATTCTGGTTTTATTGTCAGGTGTATTGTTAACACATTCAAAGGGTGCTTTTTTATCATTGTGTGTCGCACTGCCGATCCTTTTTTGGAAAAATAAAAAAACATTGTTTGTTATCGCAGTAGCCGTTGTCTGTATCACTTTACAAACCCCTTTAAAGGATAGAATTAAGCCCTCGAAATTATTCGAGGACCATGCCAGGATGGCATTGATTTTTTTCTCGCTTGAGATCATAGAGGATCACCCTATTGTCGGAACCGGATTTTCTTTGGATACCTATAGAGATCCCGATTTAATAGGCAGGGATAAATATCTATTTAGGATACCCGAACAGTATCAAACTAACGAGCATTTTTTGTGGCCTCACAATATGTTATTGAATATCGGTGTAAGGACCGGAGTTACTGGAATTTTATTTTTTTGTGGAATTTTTGCATTTTCCATTAGCACATGCATTAGGCTAATTTTATACGGGAAAAATGAATTTATAAGAAGCCATGCCGTATGTTGTATTGCCCTTATTTTAATGTTTTTCGTCAATGGCTTGGTGCAACCTGTTTTTGTTCATTTTCTAGATACAGTTTTTTATACTATATTGGCAATGATAACTATAATATGGAAAATAAATGAGAACATTGAAATTTACCCACCTGAAGGCGATATGTACCCTATATAG
- a CDS encoding FkbM family methyltransferase codes for MELGTKFLFNLLLRFIKPSVICDIGSMDGSDALRFKKILPTSQIVIFEANPDNYAQIVGNPFFSNEDISIFNEVVWNENGPKEFFIQEASDQEGKDEHLRGMSSAFPRTLEKEPAKIQLNGVRVDSKMAEMKVNGSIALWIDVEGASYEVLQSITNVREQVKLIHAEVENEAFWEGQKTREDVIALADKMGYVMLGHGRNKEQHDIVLIDKDLLARFPRVVKIMTWIAFFRTIRLKDFPTSFKKDGELG; via the coding sequence ATGGAATTGGGAACAAAATTTTTGTTCAATCTTTTGTTGAGGTTTATAAAGCCGTCTGTAATTTGTGATATTGGATCGATGGATGGATCCGATGCTTTGAGGTTTAAAAAAATACTTCCCACGTCTCAGATCGTTATCTTTGAAGCAAATCCAGATAATTATGCGCAGATCGTTGGCAACCCATTTTTTAGCAATGAAGATATCTCCATATTCAATGAGGTTGTTTGGAATGAAAATGGCCCAAAAGAATTTTTCATTCAAGAAGCGTCTGACCAAGAAGGAAAGGATGAGCACCTCCGTGGAATGAGTTCTGCTTTCCCAAGGACACTTGAAAAAGAGCCGGCGAAGATTCAACTAAATGGAGTGCGAGTTGATTCGAAAATGGCTGAAATGAAAGTCAATGGCAGTATTGCACTTTGGATAGACGTTGAGGGTGCCTCTTATGAAGTGCTTCAAAGCATTACAAATGTCCGGGAGCAGGTCAAGCTTATCCATGCTGAGGTTGAAAATGAGGCCTTTTGGGAAGGCCAGAAAACAAGAGAGGATGTAATTGCCTTGGCAGACAAGATGGGATACGTCATGTTGGGCCACGGCAGAAATAAAGAACAGCATGATATTGTTTTGATTGATAAGGATTTGTTGGCTCGTTTTCCAAGAGTTGTGAAAATAATGACCTGGATTGCTTTTTTTAGGACAATCCGGTTAAAAGATTTTCCAACTAGTTTTAAAAAAGATGGTGAGTTAGGATGA
- a CDS encoding class I SAM-dependent methyltransferase has product MASSCRICGESSDLLIHKLCETMYGMDETFEYFECTHCGTLQIKDIPDDLGRYYDESYNSFQNPPKLKDNRVKAFLKRERAKACLGSNGFFRSVLQAVYRPPEYFDWFKGVNVDLDSNILDVGCGAGNFLIRLKKEGFKNLYGLDKYISKTVVYENGVSILKSDLEQLDGRYDYIMLHHSFEHMPEPERVLKKLFELLRNDRFVMIRIPVFGNFIWQKYKTDWVQLDAPRHLFLYSENSMRLLAESAGFSVKSIVYDSNEFQFWGSEQCRKDIALFDKESFAYSRKKSIFTKKMINKFKKWSITLNEFKLGDQACFYLYKQ; this is encoded by the coding sequence ATGGCGAGTTCGTGTAGAATTTGTGGCGAATCTTCAGATTTGTTGATTCATAAACTATGTGAAACCATGTACGGCATGGATGAAACATTTGAATACTTTGAATGCACCCATTGCGGAACATTGCAGATTAAGGATATCCCAGATGACCTTGGGCGATATTATGATGAATCTTACAATTCGTTCCAGAACCCGCCGAAACTGAAAGATAATAGGGTCAAAGCATTTTTAAAACGAGAAAGAGCAAAGGCATGTCTCGGCAGTAACGGTTTTTTTCGATCTGTATTGCAAGCAGTTTATCGCCCCCCTGAGTATTTTGATTGGTTCAAAGGGGTTAACGTAGACCTGGATTCAAATATACTTGATGTCGGGTGCGGGGCCGGTAATTTTTTAATTCGGTTAAAGAAAGAAGGTTTTAAAAACCTTTACGGGTTGGATAAATATATCTCTAAAACAGTCGTTTATGAAAATGGGGTGTCAATTCTGAAATCAGATCTTGAACAACTTGATGGAAGATATGACTATATAATGCTCCATCATTCCTTTGAACATATGCCAGAGCCAGAACGTGTGTTGAAAAAGTTGTTTGAGCTCTTAAGGAATGATCGTTTTGTAATGATCCGTATACCTGTTTTTGGGAATTTCATATGGCAGAAATACAAAACCGATTGGGTTCAATTGGATGCGCCCCGTCATTTGTTTTTGTATTCTGAGAATAGCATGAGATTACTGGCGGAAAGCGCAGGGTTCAGCGTTAAGAGTATAGTGTACGATTCCAATGAGTTTCAGTTCTGGGGAAGCGAGCAATGTAGGAAAGATATTGCTTTATTTGACAAGGAATCATTTGCTTATTCTCGTAAAAAAAGTATTTTTACAAAAAAAATGATAAATAAATTTAAAAAATGGTCTATTACCCTGAACGAATTTAAGCTTGGAGATCAGGCTTGTTTTTATTTATACAAACAATAA
- a CDS encoding glycosyltransferase family 2 protein — protein sequence MPPKTSIIIVSYNNYDETTGPCLESLFDDESNSEFEIIVVDNNSKDNTVEMLKKKALKHTNLSLILNIENRGFAGGNNDGVRRAKGDIVVLLNSDTVVPPNAIGKLSSLLDSNQTWAMLAPVTNEAGNEQKIYSEASDFKKIIEDGHSWCRHSNEDCFESPRLDFCCVAIKKNIYTQLGGLDESFGLGYYEDTDFSLKVLKKGYKIMITEGVFIYHKAGKSFSSHAQRRVHNLMKANRKLLKAKHPEGFQLYHIRECNFSILREYVKLQEENKLNRDICKNIYYRFMRRYMMAKSFYPTNPVKKIKYKMALNSVIKKFRKCNGEFV from the coding sequence GTGCCTCCCAAAACCAGCATAATAATTGTCAGTTATAATAATTACGATGAAACAACGGGCCCCTGCCTGGAAAGTCTCTTTGATGATGAGTCCAATTCTGAATTTGAGATTATTGTGGTTGATAACAACTCCAAGGACAACACCGTTGAGATGTTGAAAAAAAAGGCATTGAAGCATACTAATCTTAGTTTGATTTTAAATATAGAAAACCGGGGATTTGCGGGCGGCAATAATGATGGTGTAAGGAGGGCAAAGGGTGATATTGTTGTTTTATTAAACAGTGATACAGTTGTTCCTCCCAATGCCATTGGAAAACTATCTTCCTTGCTGGATTCAAATCAAACTTGGGCGATGCTGGCGCCTGTCACCAATGAAGCCGGAAATGAACAGAAAATATATTCAGAAGCTTCAGATTTTAAGAAAATTATAGAAGATGGACATTCCTGGTGCCGTCATTCCAATGAAGATTGCTTTGAATCACCACGTCTGGATTTTTGCTGTGTTGCAATCAAGAAAAATATTTATACTCAACTTGGTGGGTTAGACGAATCTTTTGGATTAGGATATTATGAAGATACCGATTTTTCATTAAAGGTCCTTAAAAAGGGATATAAGATTATGATTACAGAGGGGGTTTTCATTTATCATAAGGCTGGTAAAAGTTTCTCGAGTCACGCTCAGCGCCGCGTTCACAATTTGATGAAGGCAAATAGAAAATTGCTAAAGGCGAAACACCCAGAGGGATTCCAACTTTATCATATAAGGGAATGCAACTTCAGTATATTAAGAGAATATGTCAAACTTCAAGAAGAAAACAAACTAAATCGTGATATTTGTAAAAATATTTATTACCGGTTTATGAGAAGGTATATGATGGCTAAATCGTTCTATCCGACAAATCCGGTCAAGAAAATAAAATATAAAATGGCATTAAACTCAGTGATCAAAAAATTCAGGAAATGTAATGGCGAGTTCGTGTAG
- a CDS encoding class I SAM-dependent methyltransferase: MKTKNLYLELLKDTLNFALWDEPGMPIETFAYKKSKVHRTFLLTLVKFFRLFNYQIVKLPKSNESDKEDGKVWPRYGESMVGRKRLDNIQYCVETVLKEDIKGDFIETGVWRGGAVILMKAILKSYNISDRIVYVADSFEGLPKPDEEKYPLDIGDIHYTEDFLAVSEDIVKSNFEKYGLLDENVHFLKGWFKDTLPTAPIDKLSVLRIDGDMYESTMDAITNLYPKLSDGGFCIIDDYVHPPCKKAVDIYRKEHKIESPIESIDWTGVYWRK, encoded by the coding sequence ATGAAAACGAAAAATTTATATTTAGAATTATTAAAAGATACGCTTAATTTTGCCCTATGGGATGAACCTGGTATGCCGATTGAAACCTTTGCATACAAAAAGAGCAAAGTTCATAGAACTTTTTTATTAACACTGGTTAAATTTTTCAGACTATTTAATTATCAGATTGTTAAATTACCGAAATCTAATGAGTCAGATAAAGAGGATGGCAAAGTATGGCCACGGTATGGGGAATCTATGGTTGGCAGAAAACGTTTGGACAATATCCAGTATTGCGTTGAAACAGTACTGAAAGAGGATATTAAAGGAGATTTTATTGAAACAGGAGTTTGGCGGGGAGGTGCTGTAATACTTATGAAAGCTATTTTGAAGTCTTACAATATTTCTGATCGGATTGTGTATGTTGCAGACTCGTTTGAAGGCCTTCCTAAACCTGATGAAGAAAAATATCCTCTAGACATTGGAGATATACACTATACAGAGGATTTCCTTGCAGTTTCAGAGGACATCGTTAAGTCAAATTTTGAAAAATATGGATTGCTTGATGAGAATGTTCATTTCCTTAAAGGCTGGTTTAAAGATACTCTGCCCACGGCGCCTATTGATAAACTGTCTGTTTTAAGGATTGACGGTGACATGTATGAATCCACCATGGATGCCATTACAAATCTATATCCTAAATTATCTGATGGCGGATTTTGTATTATTGACGATTATGTTCATCCACCTTGTAAAAAGGCTGTGGATATCTATCGTAAAGAGCACAAAATTGAAAGCCCTATAGAAAGCATTGACTGGACAGGTGTTTACTGGCGGAAATAA
- a CDS encoding glycosyltransferase family 2 protein → MNKLSVYIIAFNEADKIRDALKSVAWADEIVVADSNSTDGTVEIAEAHGARVVQIPFKGFGKLRNDAIAACSHDWIFSLDSDERCTEAARQEILSIINDPGSMDAYYVPRRNFFMGRWIRHAGFYPDYRQPQLFRKGVLVFEPDAVHERYRVVSDRPCGHFKSNILQIPYKNLEEVIHKSNRYSTLGAEKLAEAGKSAGMFKALAHGFWSAFTIYILKLGILDGWPGFMIAFGNFQGTFYKYAKLYLKKNGIDSFLEIKKSDYK, encoded by the coding sequence GTGAATAAATTATCCGTTTATATAATCGCATTCAATGAAGCAGACAAGATTAGGGACGCCCTGAAAAGCGTTGCCTGGGCAGATGAAATCGTGGTGGCGGATTCAAACAGCACTGATGGGACCGTTGAAATCGCTGAAGCCCATGGCGCACGGGTGGTTCAGATTCCCTTTAAGGGGTTTGGGAAGCTGAGGAACGATGCCATTGCCGCCTGTTCCCATGACTGGATTTTCAGCCTGGATTCCGATGAACGGTGTACCGAAGCGGCCCGGCAGGAGATTCTGTCAATCATCAATGATCCCGGCAGTATGGACGCCTACTATGTGCCTAGACGTAATTTTTTCATGGGCCGGTGGATCCGCCATGCCGGTTTTTACCCCGATTACAGGCAGCCCCAGCTTTTCCGAAAAGGGGTATTGGTCTTTGAGCCCGACGCCGTTCATGAACGCTACCGGGTGGTCAGCGACCGGCCCTGTGGGCATTTTAAATCCAATATCCTTCAGATTCCCTATAAGAATCTGGAAGAGGTGATCCACAAATCCAACCGCTATTCCACGCTGGGGGCGGAGAAACTGGCGGAAGCCGGAAAATCCGCAGGTATGTTCAAAGCATTGGCCCACGGATTCTGGTCTGCCTTTACCATCTATATTCTGAAACTTGGTATTCTGGATGGCTGGCCGGGATTCATGATCGCATTCGGCAATTTTCAGGGTACCTTCTATAAGTATGCCAAGCTTTATTTAAAGAAGAATGGGATTGATTCTTTTTTAGAAATAAAAAAGAGTGATTATAAATAA
- a CDS encoding glycosyltransferase family 2 protein, which yields MRASVIVTTYNRPDALKKVLDGLLGQTCLPHDIIVADDGSGPQTEEMLSPYLARQDISISHVWQADEGFRAARIRNKAVLAAEGDYLILLDGDCIPERHFVADHMALARPGSFFQGKRVLVNEKQVEEFDHRDMGSLLRLMGLVLGKDISNGHHIVRVPFLPAYTVKKLSGIRSCNMGIFREDMVAVNGFNQAFVGWGREDTEFVVRLFRYGLTRREHPFRAICYHLWHRENSRDKLEENDALLEISERSETYYCRLGLDSLAASDEDAGAQGYDSE from the coding sequence ATGAGAGCCTCGGTGATTGTGACCACCTATAACCGGCCTGATGCCTTGAAAAAAGTGCTGGACGGCCTGCTTGGCCAGACCTGCCTGCCCCATGACATTATCGTGGCCGATGACGGTTCCGGCCCTCAAACCGAAGAGATGCTCTCCCCCTACCTGGCCAGGCAGGATATTTCCATATCCCATGTGTGGCAGGCGGATGAGGGGTTCCGGGCGGCAAGAATCCGGAATAAGGCGGTCCTGGCCGCTGAAGGGGATTATCTAATCCTCCTGGACGGCGACTGTATCCCTGAAAGGCATTTTGTGGCCGACCACATGGCCCTTGCACGGCCCGGCAGTTTTTTTCAGGGAAAACGGGTGCTGGTCAATGAAAAGCAGGTGGAAGAGTTTGATCACAGGGACATGGGATCACTCCTCCGCCTCATGGGACTTGTTTTGGGGAAAGACATTTCCAACGGCCACCACATTGTCAGGGTGCCCTTTCTACCAGCCTATACGGTAAAAAAACTCTCTGGGATCCGCAGCTGCAACATGGGTATTTTCCGGGAGGATATGGTGGCCGTGAACGGTTTCAACCAGGCTTTCGTGGGGTGGGGGCGGGAGGATACAGAATTTGTGGTCCGGCTCTTTCGCTACGGCTTGACGCGCAGGGAGCACCCTTTCCGTGCCATCTGCTACCATCTGTGGCACCGGGAGAATTCCCGGGATAAATTGGAAGAAAATGACGCCCTTTTGGAAATTTCAGAGCGTTCTGAAACCTATTATTGCCGGCTGGGACTGGACAGTCTTGCTGCGTCAGATGAAGATGCCGGTGCGCAAGGATATGACAGTGAATAA